The Brassica napus cultivar Da-Ae chromosome C7, Da-Ae, whole genome shotgun sequence genome has a segment encoding these proteins:
- the LOC125589966 gene encoding COP9 signalosome complex subunit 5a-like, which yields MESSSTIARKTWELENNILTVKLPADSSSDNIFHYDGAAHAKVLKEKTWATNPNYFKRVQISALALLKMVVHARSGGTIEIWVLCRGKQMAIRSLLWTLLLCLLKELRLGLMLRPMRMSTWLNIHQTNKLVSFLS from the coding sequence ATGGAGTCTTCGTCTACCATCGCAAGGAAGACATGGGAACTCGAGAACAACATCCTCACCGTGAAACTACCTGCGGATTCATCCTCCGACAACATATTCCACTACGACGGAGCTGCTCACGCCAAGGTCCTGAAGGAGAAGACATGGGCCACCAATCCTAACTACTTCAAGCGCGTCCAAATCTCAGCGCTCGCTCTTCTCAAGATGGTTGTACACGCTCGCTCTGGTGGCACTATCGAGATATGGGTCTTATGCAGGGGAAAACAGATGGCGATACGATCATTGTTATGGACGCTTTTGCTTTGCCTGTTGAAGGAACTGAGACTAGGGTTAATGCTCAGACCGATGCGTATGAGTACATGGTTGAATATTCACCAGACAAATAAGCTGGTATCTTTTCTCTCTTAA
- the LOC106430996 gene encoding COP9 signalosome complex subunit 5a-like produces MSMFSLAYAGRLENVVGWYHLHPGYGCWLSGIDVSTQMLNQQYQEPFLAVVIDPTRTVSAGKVEIGAFRTYPEGHKISDDHVSEYQTIPLNKIEDFGVHCKQYYSLDITYFKSSLDSHLLELLWNKYWVNTLSSSPLLGNGDYIAGQISDLGK; encoded by the exons ATGTCAATGTTTTCACTTGCGTAT GCTGGGAGATTGGAGAATGTTGTTGGGTGGTATCACTTGCATCCTGGGTATGGATGCTGGCTCTCGGGTATTGATGTTTCAACACAGATGCTTAACCAACAGTATCAGGAGCCTTTTTTGGCTGTTGTTATTGATCCCACAAGGACTGTTTCGGCTGGTAAGGTTGAGATTGGGGCGTTCAGAACGTATCCAGAGGGTCATAAGATCTCAGATGATCATGTTTCTGAGTATCAGACTATCCCTTTAAACAAGATCGAGGACTTTGGTGTTCATTGCAAACAG TACTATTCATTGGACATCACTTATTTCAAGTCATCTCTTGATAGCCACCTTCTTGAACTCCTTTGGAACAAGTACTGGGTGAACACACTATCTTCCTCCCCACTGCTGGGCAATGGAGACTATATTGCTGGACAAATATCAGACTTGGGTAAATAA